In one window of Toxotes jaculatrix isolate fToxJac2 chromosome 10, fToxJac2.pri, whole genome shotgun sequence DNA:
- the bbs7 gene encoding Bardet-Biedl syndrome 7 protein isoform X1 produces the protein MELHLNRVDYIQVGVTSQKTMRLLPALGKKATQKVAIADHDGILTCFGMKKGEAVPVFKTLPGQKISRMDLGGAAGTPQEKIFVCSGSQVRGFTKKGKQFLTFEANLTETINAMHVSGADLFVCASYIYNHYCDCKDQDYYLSGDKINDITCLSSENLTRLVPVLACQDRVLRVLQGSELAYDIEVPGPPSVLELYNKDGGEEILYGTTDGKIGLVQIGEHSAATKWEIDNDKKKGGILCIDTYDIIGDGVNDILVGRDDGSVEVYGFDSSNEPTLRFEHILSESVTSIQGGCVGKESYDEVLTATYTGWVTGLTTEPQKAEAGPGDEVRMSKETQSKVEALRAELEQLQVKVLQGREQYQQTSQSSTAVSAVPVFSINDKFTLCQDDASYSLTLEVQTAIDNLLLQSDVPIDLLDVDKNSAVVSFSECDSEQPNGNFLLATYRCQANTTRLELRVRSIEGQYGTLQAYVTPRLQPKTCQVRQYQIKPLSLHQRTHSIDQDRPMNSLSLVGQFSFAEIHSWVVFCLPEVPEKTPAGESITFYFHNTFLGTQLEANYCKGEGHFRSDNISTISILSDVLSKEATKRKINLNISYDINDDSVNHTLKMIHPKLEYQLLLARKVQLIDALKELQVHEGNADFLIPEYRSILDESANLLEEYKKQPAHLERLYGMITDLFIDKFKFKGQNVKTKVSSLLEILDNYDLNSLLDFFCEA, from the exons ATGGAACTCCACCTAAATCGAGTTGATTATATTCAG GTTGGTGTGACCTCTCAGAAAACGATGAGGCTGCTTCCAGCATTGGGAAAAAAGGCAACCCAGAAG GTTGCTATTGCTGATCATGATGGTATATTGACATGTTTTGGGATGAAGAAGGGAGAAGCTGTG CCTGTGTTTAAAACACTTCCAGGCCAGAAAATAAGCAGAATGGACCttggaggagctgcagggaCTCCACAGGAGAAGATCTTTGTTTGTTCTGGTTCTCAGGTTCGAGGATTCACCAAGAAAGGCAAACAGTTCCTCACCTTTGAAGCCAACCTCACCGAGACCATTAATGCAAT GCATGTCTCAGGGGCGGACCTTTTTGTTTGTGCAAGTTACATCTACAACCACTACTGTGACTGCAAGGATCAGGACTACTATCTCTCTGGAGACAAAATTAATGATATCACATGTTTGTCCTCAGAGAACCTGACTCGCCTCGTCCCAGTCCTGGCATGCCAAGATCGGGTTCTCAGAGTCTTGCAG GGATCTGAGCTTGCTTATGACATTGAAGTCCCTGGTCCTCCATCTGTCTTGGAATTGTACAACAAAGATGGAG GAGAGGAAATCCTCTATGGAACTACAGATGGTAAAATAGGATTGGTCCAGATCGGTGAGCACTCAGCTGCAACCAAATGGGAGATCGACaatgacaaaaagaaaggag GAATTCTTTGCATTGACACTTATGACATTATTGGAGATGGAGTGAACGACATTCTGGTGGGCAGGGATGATGGGTCGGTAGAAGTCTATGGTTTTGACAGCTCTAATGAGCCTACATTACGTTTTGAGCAT ATACTTTCAGAGAGCGTGACTTCCATCCAGGGTGGCTGCGTGGGGAAGGAGTCTTATGATGAGGTCTTGACTGCCACTTATACAG GATGGGTGACTGGTTTGACCACTGAGCCCCAGAAGGCTGAAGCTGGCCCCGGAGACGAGGTCAGGATGAGTAAGGAGACCCAGTCCAAAGTAGAAGCGCTCAG GGCGGagctggagcagctgcaggtcAAAGTCCTGCAGGGACGAGAGCAGTACCAACAGACCTCTCAGTCGAGCACAGCCGTGTCTGCTGTGCCCGTCTTCAGCATTAATGACAAGTTCACCCTCTGCCAGGACGATGCCAGCTACAGCCTCACCCTGGAGGTGCAGACTGCCATTGACAATCTTCTGCTCCAG AGCGACGTGCCCATAGACCTGCTGGATGTGGACAAAAACTCAGCTGTTGTCAGTTTCAGTGAATGTGACTCAGAG CAGCCTAATGGGAACTTCCTCCTGGCCACGTACAGATGTCAGGCTAACACAACCAGACTTGAGCTCAGG GTGAGGTCCATTGAGGGGCAATATGGCACCCTGCAGGCCTATGTTACCCCCAGACTGCAACCCAAGACCTGCCAGGTCCGCCAGTACCAGATCAAACCTCTGTCCCTCCACCAGCGCACACACAGCATAGaccaagacag GCCCATGAACAGCCTCAGTCTGGTGGGACAGTTCAGTTTTGCAGAGATCCACTCCTGGGTGGTCTTCTGCTTGCCAGAGGTGCCTGAGAAAACACCAGCAGGAGAGAGCATCACTTTTTATTTCCATAACACTTTCCTTGGCACACAGCTTGAAGCCAACTACTG CAAAGGAGAGGGTCACTTCAGGTCAGACAACATCTCTACCATCTCCATCCTAAGTGATGTCCTCTCTAAAGAAGCTACCAAGAGGAAAATCAATCTCAACATTTCATATG ATATCAATGATGACTCTGTGAACCACACCCTTAAAATGATCCATCCAAAGCTGGAGTACCAGTTGTTGCTGGCAAGGAAAGTTCAGCTTATTGATGCTCTCAAA GAGCTACAGGTTCACGAGGGGAATGCTGACTTCCTCATCCCAGAGTATCGCAGCATCTTAGATGAGTCTGCCAATCTCCTCGAGGAGTACAAGAAGCAGCCGGCACACCTTGAGAGGCTTTATG GAATGATCACAGACCTCTTCATTGACAAATTCAAGTTCAAAGGCCAGAATGTGAAAACCAAGGTGTCCTCATTGTTGGAGATACTTGATAATTACGACTTAAATTCTCTGTTAGACTTTTTCTGTGAGGCATGA
- the tmem33 gene encoding transmembrane protein 33: protein MADTNQQSPPPQPGPVQFLMSNKLETAMWLSRLFTVYCSVMFILPVLGPYAAANFYQRALLANALTSALRLHQRLPRFQLSRAFLAQALQEDSCHYLLYSLILVNSYPITMSIFPVFLFSLLHATTYTKKVLDSMGPSSLMFIRNLLDKLTANQQNILKFIACNEIFLMPATVFMLFSGQGSLLLPFIYYRFLTLRYTSRRNPYCRTLFTELRILLEHFIMKPACPAFFRRMCLSSIAFISRLAPTGV from the exons ATGGCTGACACAAACCAACAAAGTCCTCCTCCCCAGCCAGGGCCTGTG CAATTTTTAATGAGCAACAAGCTGGAAACTGCAATGTGGCTGTCACGGCTCTTCACCGTCTACTGCTCTGTAATGTTCATTCTACCAGTTTTGGG accctATGCAGCAGCAAACTTCTATCAGAGAGCCTTGTTAGCGAACGCCCTCACCAGTGCTCTTCGCTTGCATCAAAGGCTTCCACGCTTCCAGCTGAGCAGAGCTTTCCTGGCCCAGGCTCTTCAAGAGGACAGCTGCCATTACCTGCTCTACTCACTCATCCTTGTCAACTCCTACCCCATCACAA TGAGCATCTTCCcagtcttcctcttctccttgcTTCATGCAACTACCTACACAAAGAAAGTCCTTGAT TCCATGGGCCCCAGCAGCCTGATGTTCATCAGAAACCTCCTGGACAAACtaacagccaatcagcagaACATTCTGAAGTTCATCGCCTGCAATGAGATCTTCTTGATGCCAGCCACTGTTTTTATGCTCTTCAG TGGCCAGGGAAGCTTGCTGTTGCCTTTCATTTACTACCGATTTCTCACTCTCCGCTACACATCCAGAAGAAACCCATACTGCCG CACATTGTTCACAGAGCTGCGGATTCTTCTGGAGCACTTCATCATGAAGCCTGCCTGTCCTGCCTTCTTCAGGAGGATGTGCCTCAGCAGTATCGCCTTCATCAGCCGCCTCGCCCCCACAGGGGTCTGA
- the bbs7 gene encoding Bardet-Biedl syndrome 7 protein isoform X3 encodes MELHLNRVDYIQVGVTSQKTMRLLPALGKKATQKVAIADHDGILTCFGMKKGEAVVRGFTKKGKQFLTFEANLTETINAMHVSGADLFVCASYIYNHYCDCKDQDYYLSGDKINDITCLSSENLTRLVPVLACQDRVLRVLQGSELAYDIEVPGPPSVLELYNKDGGEEILYGTTDGKIGLVQIGEHSAATKWEIDNDKKKGGILCIDTYDIIGDGVNDILVGRDDGSVEVYGFDSSNEPTLRFEHILSESVTSIQGGCVGKESYDEVLTATYTGWVTGLTTEPQKAEAGPGDEVRMSKETQSKVEALRAELEQLQVKVLQGREQYQQTSQSSTAVSAVPVFSINDKFTLCQDDASYSLTLEVQTAIDNLLLQSDVPIDLLDVDKNSAVVSFSECDSEQPNGNFLLATYRCQANTTRLELRVRSIEGQYGTLQAYVTPRLQPKTCQVRQYQIKPLSLHQRTHSIDQDRPMNSLSLVGQFSFAEIHSWVVFCLPEVPEKTPAGESITFYFHNTFLGTQLEANYCKGEGHFRSDNISTISILSDVLSKEATKRKINLNISYDINDDSVNHTLKMIHPKLEYQLLLARKVQLIDALKELQVHEGNADFLIPEYRSILDESANLLEEYKKQPAHLERLYGMITDLFIDKFKFKGQNVKTKVSSLLEILDNYDLNSLLDFFCEA; translated from the exons ATGGAACTCCACCTAAATCGAGTTGATTATATTCAG GTTGGTGTGACCTCTCAGAAAACGATGAGGCTGCTTCCAGCATTGGGAAAAAAGGCAACCCAGAAG GTTGCTATTGCTGATCATGATGGTATATTGACATGTTTTGGGATGAAGAAGGGAGAAGCTGTG GTTCGAGGATTCACCAAGAAAGGCAAACAGTTCCTCACCTTTGAAGCCAACCTCACCGAGACCATTAATGCAAT GCATGTCTCAGGGGCGGACCTTTTTGTTTGTGCAAGTTACATCTACAACCACTACTGTGACTGCAAGGATCAGGACTACTATCTCTCTGGAGACAAAATTAATGATATCACATGTTTGTCCTCAGAGAACCTGACTCGCCTCGTCCCAGTCCTGGCATGCCAAGATCGGGTTCTCAGAGTCTTGCAG GGATCTGAGCTTGCTTATGACATTGAAGTCCCTGGTCCTCCATCTGTCTTGGAATTGTACAACAAAGATGGAG GAGAGGAAATCCTCTATGGAACTACAGATGGTAAAATAGGATTGGTCCAGATCGGTGAGCACTCAGCTGCAACCAAATGGGAGATCGACaatgacaaaaagaaaggag GAATTCTTTGCATTGACACTTATGACATTATTGGAGATGGAGTGAACGACATTCTGGTGGGCAGGGATGATGGGTCGGTAGAAGTCTATGGTTTTGACAGCTCTAATGAGCCTACATTACGTTTTGAGCAT ATACTTTCAGAGAGCGTGACTTCCATCCAGGGTGGCTGCGTGGGGAAGGAGTCTTATGATGAGGTCTTGACTGCCACTTATACAG GATGGGTGACTGGTTTGACCACTGAGCCCCAGAAGGCTGAAGCTGGCCCCGGAGACGAGGTCAGGATGAGTAAGGAGACCCAGTCCAAAGTAGAAGCGCTCAG GGCGGagctggagcagctgcaggtcAAAGTCCTGCAGGGACGAGAGCAGTACCAACAGACCTCTCAGTCGAGCACAGCCGTGTCTGCTGTGCCCGTCTTCAGCATTAATGACAAGTTCACCCTCTGCCAGGACGATGCCAGCTACAGCCTCACCCTGGAGGTGCAGACTGCCATTGACAATCTTCTGCTCCAG AGCGACGTGCCCATAGACCTGCTGGATGTGGACAAAAACTCAGCTGTTGTCAGTTTCAGTGAATGTGACTCAGAG CAGCCTAATGGGAACTTCCTCCTGGCCACGTACAGATGTCAGGCTAACACAACCAGACTTGAGCTCAGG GTGAGGTCCATTGAGGGGCAATATGGCACCCTGCAGGCCTATGTTACCCCCAGACTGCAACCCAAGACCTGCCAGGTCCGCCAGTACCAGATCAAACCTCTGTCCCTCCACCAGCGCACACACAGCATAGaccaagacag GCCCATGAACAGCCTCAGTCTGGTGGGACAGTTCAGTTTTGCAGAGATCCACTCCTGGGTGGTCTTCTGCTTGCCAGAGGTGCCTGAGAAAACACCAGCAGGAGAGAGCATCACTTTTTATTTCCATAACACTTTCCTTGGCACACAGCTTGAAGCCAACTACTG CAAAGGAGAGGGTCACTTCAGGTCAGACAACATCTCTACCATCTCCATCCTAAGTGATGTCCTCTCTAAAGAAGCTACCAAGAGGAAAATCAATCTCAACATTTCATATG ATATCAATGATGACTCTGTGAACCACACCCTTAAAATGATCCATCCAAAGCTGGAGTACCAGTTGTTGCTGGCAAGGAAAGTTCAGCTTATTGATGCTCTCAAA GAGCTACAGGTTCACGAGGGGAATGCTGACTTCCTCATCCCAGAGTATCGCAGCATCTTAGATGAGTCTGCCAATCTCCTCGAGGAGTACAAGAAGCAGCCGGCACACCTTGAGAGGCTTTATG GAATGATCACAGACCTCTTCATTGACAAATTCAAGTTCAAAGGCCAGAATGTGAAAACCAAGGTGTCCTCATTGTTGGAGATACTTGATAATTACGACTTAAATTCTCTGTTAGACTTTTTCTGTGAGGCATGA
- the ccna2 gene encoding cyclin-A2, translated as MSGANRGQGSAATEYHNQENMLSRQRGSLKARAAANENQENLPPKQVANRTVLGALQNNQRSKTQNQRGTKQESSQPLSCKNEDFGKSCYEKPPTKQPSFQIHVDEPDGACTKKPQQVVEAVKAKSIADDSPLTINNAVAQLRQPLTTIDIPSAMDVSFDSPMDMSVVEGEEKPINVNEVPDYAAEIHAYLREMEVKTRPKAGYMKKQPDITNSMRAILVDWLVEVGEEYKLQTETLYLAVNYIDRFLSSMSVLRGKLQLVGTAAMLLASKFEEIYPPEVAEFVYITDDTYTKKQVLRMEHLVLKVLSFDLAAPTIYQFLTQYFLHQSVTKQVENLSMYLGELSLIESDPFLKYLPSQTAAAAYIVANNTLTGGSWPQSLVEMTGYSLEDLMPCVEDLHRIYLGAAQHAQRSVQEKYKTSKYLEVSCIKVPTKLLLN; from the exons ATGTCCGGAGCTAACAGAGGACAGGGAAGCGCGGCCACCGAGTATCACAACCAAGAAAATATGCTGTCAAGACAGAGGGGCTCGCTGAAAGCCCGAGCTGCTGCAAACGAAAACCAAGAAAACCTTCCACCGAAACAAGTGGCCAACAGAACCGTCCTGGGAGCTCTACAGAACAACCAGCGGAGCAAAACCCAGAACCAGCGCGGCACAAAGCAG GAGTCATCACAGCCCTTGTCTTGTAAAAATGAAGATTTTGGCAAAAGCTGCTATGAGAAGCCCCCCACCAAGCAGCCATCTTTCCAGATCCATGTGGATGAGCCTGATGGTGCCTGCACCAAGAAGCCACAGCAGGTGGTCGAAGCTGTCAAAGCAAAGTCCATCGCTGACGACTCTCCGCTGACCATTAACAATGCTGTGGCACAGCTCAGACAGCCCCTCACCACCATCGATATTCCATCAGCGATGGATGTCAGCTTTG ACTCTCCCATGGACATGTCTGTGGTTGAGGGGGAGGAGAAACCCATCAATGTAAACGAGGTCCCAGATTATGCTGCTGAAATCCATGCGTACCTGAGGGAAATGGAG GTAAAAACCAGGCCTAAAGCAGGCTACATGAAAAAGCAACCAGACATCACCAATAGTATGAGGGCAATCCTGGTGGACTGGCTGGTTGAGGTTGGAGAAGAGTACAAGCTCCAGACGGAGACGCTTTATCTGGCCGTAAACTACATTGATCGCTTCCTCTCCTCAATGTCTGTGTTGAGGGGGAAGCTTCAGCTTGTTGGGACTGCTGCTATGCTGCTGGCTTC GAAGTTTGAAGAAATCTACCCCCCTGAGGTGGCAGAGTTTGTTTACATCACTGATGACACCTACACCAAGAAGCAAGTGTTAAGAATGGAGCATCTGGTGCTTAAAGTGCTTTCCTTTGATCTGGCCGCACCAACCATCTACCAGTTTCTCACCCAGTACTTCCTCCATCAGTCTGTTACCAAACAGGTGGAGAACTTGTCAATG TACCTTGGGGAGCTCAGTCTGATTGAATCAGATCCCTTCTTGAAGTACCTGCCATcacagacagctgctgcagcctacATTGTGGCAAACAACACATTGACTGGTGGCTCATGG CCTCAGTCCTTGGTGGAGATGACTGGCTACTCCCTGGAAGATCTGATGCCTTGTGTTGAGGATCTGCACAGAATATACCTTGGTGCTGCTCAGCATGCCCAGCGGTCTGTCCAGGAAAAGTACAAGACCTCCAA GTACCTTGAAGTTTCTTGCATCAAAGTGCCAACAAAATTGCTGCTGAACTGA
- the bbs7 gene encoding Bardet-Biedl syndrome 7 protein isoform X2, with the protein MELHLNRVDYIQVGVTSQKTMRLLPALGKKATQKVAIADHDGILTCFGMKKGEAVPVFKTLPGQKISRMDLGGAAGTPQEKIFVCSGSQVRGFTKKGKQFLTFEANLTETINAMHVSGADLFVCASYIYNHYCDCKDQDYYLSGDKINDITCLSSENLTRLVPVLACQDRVLRVLQGSELAYDIEVPGPPSVLELYNKDGGEEILYGTTDGKIGLVQIGEHSAATKWEIDNDKKKGGILCIDTYDIIGDGVNDILVGRDDGSVEVYGFDSSNEPTLRFEHILSESVTSIQGGCVGKESYDEVLTATYTGWVTGLTTEPQKAEAGPGDEVRMSKETQSKVEALRAELEQLQVKVLQGREQYQQTSQSSTAVSAVPVFSINDKFTLCQDDASYSLTLEVQTAIDNLLLQSDVPIDLLDVDKNSAVVSFSECDSEPNGNFLLATYRCQANTTRLELRVRSIEGQYGTLQAYVTPRLQPKTCQVRQYQIKPLSLHQRTHSIDQDRPMNSLSLVGQFSFAEIHSWVVFCLPEVPEKTPAGESITFYFHNTFLGTQLEANYCKGEGHFRSDNISTISILSDVLSKEATKRKINLNISYDINDDSVNHTLKMIHPKLEYQLLLARKVQLIDALKELQVHEGNADFLIPEYRSILDESANLLEEYKKQPAHLERLYGMITDLFIDKFKFKGQNVKTKVSSLLEILDNYDLNSLLDFFCEA; encoded by the exons ATGGAACTCCACCTAAATCGAGTTGATTATATTCAG GTTGGTGTGACCTCTCAGAAAACGATGAGGCTGCTTCCAGCATTGGGAAAAAAGGCAACCCAGAAG GTTGCTATTGCTGATCATGATGGTATATTGACATGTTTTGGGATGAAGAAGGGAGAAGCTGTG CCTGTGTTTAAAACACTTCCAGGCCAGAAAATAAGCAGAATGGACCttggaggagctgcagggaCTCCACAGGAGAAGATCTTTGTTTGTTCTGGTTCTCAGGTTCGAGGATTCACCAAGAAAGGCAAACAGTTCCTCACCTTTGAAGCCAACCTCACCGAGACCATTAATGCAAT GCATGTCTCAGGGGCGGACCTTTTTGTTTGTGCAAGTTACATCTACAACCACTACTGTGACTGCAAGGATCAGGACTACTATCTCTCTGGAGACAAAATTAATGATATCACATGTTTGTCCTCAGAGAACCTGACTCGCCTCGTCCCAGTCCTGGCATGCCAAGATCGGGTTCTCAGAGTCTTGCAG GGATCTGAGCTTGCTTATGACATTGAAGTCCCTGGTCCTCCATCTGTCTTGGAATTGTACAACAAAGATGGAG GAGAGGAAATCCTCTATGGAACTACAGATGGTAAAATAGGATTGGTCCAGATCGGTGAGCACTCAGCTGCAACCAAATGGGAGATCGACaatgacaaaaagaaaggag GAATTCTTTGCATTGACACTTATGACATTATTGGAGATGGAGTGAACGACATTCTGGTGGGCAGGGATGATGGGTCGGTAGAAGTCTATGGTTTTGACAGCTCTAATGAGCCTACATTACGTTTTGAGCAT ATACTTTCAGAGAGCGTGACTTCCATCCAGGGTGGCTGCGTGGGGAAGGAGTCTTATGATGAGGTCTTGACTGCCACTTATACAG GATGGGTGACTGGTTTGACCACTGAGCCCCAGAAGGCTGAAGCTGGCCCCGGAGACGAGGTCAGGATGAGTAAGGAGACCCAGTCCAAAGTAGAAGCGCTCAG GGCGGagctggagcagctgcaggtcAAAGTCCTGCAGGGACGAGAGCAGTACCAACAGACCTCTCAGTCGAGCACAGCCGTGTCTGCTGTGCCCGTCTTCAGCATTAATGACAAGTTCACCCTCTGCCAGGACGATGCCAGCTACAGCCTCACCCTGGAGGTGCAGACTGCCATTGACAATCTTCTGCTCCAG AGCGACGTGCCCATAGACCTGCTGGATGTGGACAAAAACTCAGCTGTTGTCAGTTTCAGTGAATGTGACTCAGAG CCTAATGGGAACTTCCTCCTGGCCACGTACAGATGTCAGGCTAACACAACCAGACTTGAGCTCAGG GTGAGGTCCATTGAGGGGCAATATGGCACCCTGCAGGCCTATGTTACCCCCAGACTGCAACCCAAGACCTGCCAGGTCCGCCAGTACCAGATCAAACCTCTGTCCCTCCACCAGCGCACACACAGCATAGaccaagacag GCCCATGAACAGCCTCAGTCTGGTGGGACAGTTCAGTTTTGCAGAGATCCACTCCTGGGTGGTCTTCTGCTTGCCAGAGGTGCCTGAGAAAACACCAGCAGGAGAGAGCATCACTTTTTATTTCCATAACACTTTCCTTGGCACACAGCTTGAAGCCAACTACTG CAAAGGAGAGGGTCACTTCAGGTCAGACAACATCTCTACCATCTCCATCCTAAGTGATGTCCTCTCTAAAGAAGCTACCAAGAGGAAAATCAATCTCAACATTTCATATG ATATCAATGATGACTCTGTGAACCACACCCTTAAAATGATCCATCCAAAGCTGGAGTACCAGTTGTTGCTGGCAAGGAAAGTTCAGCTTATTGATGCTCTCAAA GAGCTACAGGTTCACGAGGGGAATGCTGACTTCCTCATCCCAGAGTATCGCAGCATCTTAGATGAGTCTGCCAATCTCCTCGAGGAGTACAAGAAGCAGCCGGCACACCTTGAGAGGCTTTATG GAATGATCACAGACCTCTTCATTGACAAATTCAAGTTCAAAGGCCAGAATGTGAAAACCAAGGTGTCCTCATTGTTGGAGATACTTGATAATTACGACTTAAATTCTCTGTTAGACTTTTTCTGTGAGGCATGA